A section of the Anabaena cylindrica PCC 7122 genome encodes:
- a CDS encoding DUF4255 domain-containing protein: MLDDLDSTLEQLLTHELPELKRSSETNVAISFDMPLEGSIKQKPAINLFLYDVRENMELRRSEWSVQRRSNGTAVKQPSPARIDCSYLITAWANSDDPQQEHHILGEVMKLLLRYRTLPEAILQGSLKGQEPLPVGVGLRSSYLQSLGEFWQAIGGKPKAALNYTVTISVPVEEAATEFPLVLDKRTEIMRRL, from the coding sequence ATGCTAGATGACTTAGACAGCACCCTAGAACAATTACTAACTCACGAATTACCAGAGTTAAAAAGGTCAAGCGAGACCAACGTTGCTATTAGTTTTGATATGCCCCTAGAAGGGTCTATCAAACAGAAACCAGCCATTAACCTTTTCCTTTATGATGTGCGGGAAAATATGGAATTGCGGCGCAGTGAATGGTCAGTGCAACGTCGTTCAAACGGAACAGCTGTTAAACAACCTTCTCCAGCAAGGATAGATTGTTCCTATTTGATCACCGCTTGGGCTAATTCCGACGACCCCCAACAAGAACATCATATCTTAGGAGAAGTAATGAAATTGTTGCTGCGTTATCGGACATTACCAGAAGCGATTTTGCAAGGCAGTTTAAAAGGACAAGAACCACTACCTGTAGGAGTTGGTTTACGTTCTAGCTACTTACAAAGTTTAGGAGAATTTTGGCAAGCAATTGGCGGAAAACCTAAAGCAGCACTCAATTACACAGTGACCATTTCTGTACCTGTTGAAGAAGCTGCCACAGAATTTCCTCTCGTGCTTGATAAACGCACTGAAATTATGCGGAGGCTGTAA
- a CDS encoding phage tail sheath family protein → MPTYHTPGVYVEEVSSGLAPIAGVGTSTAGFIGIITLAAASTGVEAEIIPTPDGEVKLCTNFTEFKKYFGDFSTNSGQNILAHTVYGFFRNGGTRCFVTWIKEEVNLDTALDKFEAVDEIAIVVAPGITSKTALDKINTHCRNLGDRFAILDIEEDIPIDSEQLKPGSAKLLGNSDYAAVYYPWIQVFDPVSKGLIFVPPSGHIAGVYARVDDKRGVHKAPANEPILGAVGLKQDISKSKQAPLNEDGINCIRNLNGNIRIWGARTLGAGKDNPDFKYINIRRQFNYLRESIDEGTQWVVFEPNTPELWAKIRRNVTAFLTNEWRKGALFGTTVEEAFFVKCDAENNPMDTRKLGQVVTEIGVAVIEPAEFVIFRISQLVDEQK, encoded by the coding sequence ATGCCCACCTATCATACCCCCGGTGTTTATGTTGAAGAAGTTTCTTCAGGTTTAGCACCTATTGCCGGTGTAGGAACAAGTACGGCTGGCTTTATTGGTATCATCACTCTTGCTGCGGCTAGTACAGGTGTGGAAGCTGAAATAATTCCCACTCCTGATGGTGAAGTAAAACTCTGTACAAACTTCACTGAATTTAAGAAATATTTTGGTGACTTCTCCACGAACTCCGGGCAAAATATCCTCGCTCATACTGTTTATGGCTTCTTCAGAAATGGAGGAACAAGGTGTTTTGTTACTTGGATAAAAGAAGAAGTAAACCTAGACACAGCCCTGGATAAATTTGAAGCAGTTGATGAAATTGCCATTGTTGTAGCTCCTGGAATTACCAGCAAAACAGCCCTAGATAAAATTAATACTCATTGCCGTAATTTAGGCGATCGCTTTGCAATTTTGGACATAGAAGAAGATATCCCCATTGACTCAGAGCAACTAAAACCCGGTAGTGCTAAACTGCTAGGAAACTCAGACTATGCGGCGGTATACTACCCCTGGATTCAAGTCTTTGATCCAGTAAGCAAAGGACTAATATTCGTTCCTCCCAGTGGACACATTGCCGGTGTTTATGCTCGTGTAGACGATAAAAGAGGCGTTCATAAAGCACCAGCTAACGAACCAATTCTAGGCGCAGTAGGCTTAAAGCAAGACATCAGCAAATCCAAACAAGCACCCCTGAACGAAGATGGTATCAATTGCATTCGCAATCTCAATGGTAACATCCGCATTTGGGGAGCGCGGACTTTAGGAGCAGGAAAAGATAATCCTGACTTCAAATATATTAATATTCGTCGTCAATTTAATTACCTGCGCGAGTCAATTGATGAAGGAACTCAATGGGTAGTTTTTGAACCCAATACACCAGAACTTTGGGCAAAGATTCGCCGGAATGTTACCGCATTCCTCACTAATGAATGGCGCAAAGGTGCATTATTTGGAACAACTGTCGAAGAAGCATTCTTCGTCAAGTGCGATGCAGAAAATAACCCTATGGACACTCGCAAACTTGGTCAAGTGGTGACAGAAATTGGTGTAGCGGTAATTGAACCAGCAGAATTTGTCATCTTCCGCATTAGTCAACTTGTAGATGAGCAAAAATAA